The following are from one region of the Bactrocera oleae isolate idBacOlea1 chromosome 6, idBacOlea1, whole genome shotgun sequence genome:
- the ple gene encoding tyrosine 3-monooxygenase, with amino-acid sequence MMAVAAAQKNREMFAIKKSYSIENGYPSRRRSLVDDARFESLVVKQNKQTVLEEARQKTNDETTLEQCIQQAKGTPIEQEIELQAEQSVENVEIPAEVHDIPAEAHNETTNASLGAAAQGEGNNNSNNANDAGLTEEEVLLANAAAESTEAENAVQSAALVVRLKEGISSLGRILKAIETFKGAVQHVESRVSREQGVDHDVLIKVDMTRGNLLQLVRSLRQSGSFYSISLLAEHNISVKAPWFPKHASELDNCNHLMTKYEPDLDMNHPGFADKVYRQRRKEIAEIAFAYKYGDPIPYIEYSDVEVKTWRSVLLTVVDLSKKHACQEYRAAFQKLRDEQIFVEHRLPQLQEMSDFLRRNTGFTLRPAAGLLTARDFLASLAFRIFQSTQYVRHVNSPYHTPEPDCIHELLGHMPLLADPSFAQFSQEIGLASLGASDDEIEKLSTVYWFTVEFGLCKEHGQVKAYGAGLLSSYGELLHAISDKCEHRAFEPASTAVQPYQDQEYQPIYYVAESFEDAKDKFRRWVSTMSRPFEVRFNPHTERVEILDSVDKLDTLVQQMNTEILHLTNAIAKLRRPF; translated from the exons atGATGGCCGTAGCTGCTGCACAAAAGAACCGCGAAATGTTCGCTATCAAAAAATCCTACAGTATTGAG AATGGCTATCCATCACGCCGTCGTTCGTTGGTGGACGATGCGCGCTTTGAAAGCTTGGTTGtcaagcaaaacaaacaaaccgtGCTGGAGGAAGCGCGCCAAAAGACCAATG aCGAAACTACCCTGGAGCAATGCATTCAACAAGCTAAAGGCACTCCAATCGAGCAAGAAATTGAATTGCAAGCCGAACAGTCGGTGGAAAATGTGGAGATACCAGCTGAAGTACATGACATCCCAGCAG AAGCCCATAACGAAACCACCAACGCCTCGTTGGGCGCTGCTGCTCAGGGTGAgggcaataacaacagcaacaatgcaAATG ATGCCGGTCTTACCGAAGAGGAAGTTTTGCTTGCCAATGCCGCTGCTGAGTCCACTGAAGCGGAGAATGCCGTGCAGAGTGCTGCGCTCGTCGTACGCCTCAAGGAGGGCATCTCTTCGCTTGGCCGCATACTCAAGGCGATCGAAACGTTCAAGGGTGCCGTACAACATGTCGAATCGCGTGTGTCACGCGAACAAGGCGTCGATCACGATGTGCTCATTAAAGTCGATATGACACGTGGCAATCTGTTGCAACTTGTACGCTCGCTACGTCAATCAGGCTCGTTCTATAGCATCAGTCTGTTGGCCGAACATAACATCAGTGTCAAGGCACCATGGTTCCCCAAGCATGCCTCCGAGTTGGATAACTGCAATCATTTGATGACCAAATACGAACCTGATTTGGATATGAACCATCCTGGTTTTGCTGATAAAGTCTATCGCCAACGTCGTAAGGAGATCGCTGAAATCGCTTTCGCTTACAAATATGGCGATCCAATCCCATACATCGAATACTCCGATGTTGAGGTTAAGACTTGGCGTTCGGTGCTTTTGACTGTTGTCGATTTGTCGAAGAAACACGCTTGCCAGGAATATCGTGCTGCTTTCCAGAAGTTGCGCGATGAACAGATCTTCGTCGAACACCGTCTGCCACAATTGCAAGAGATGTCTGACTTCTTGCGTCGCAACACCGGTTTCACACTGCGTCCCGCTGCCGGTTTATTGACCGCACGCGATTTCCTCGCCTCGTTGGCATTCCGCATCTTCCAGAGCACACAATATGTGCGCCACGTCAACTCACCATACCACACACCCGAACC CGATTGCATTCACGAATTGCTCGGTCACATGCCACTCTTAGCTGATCCCAGTTTCGCACAATTCTCACAAGAGATTGGTTTGGCTTCGTTGGGTGCCTCCGATGATGAAATCGAAAAGCTATCCACT GTCTACTGGTTTACCGTTGAGTTCGGCCTCTGCAAGGAACATGGTCAGGTGAAAGCCTACGGCGCTGGTTTGCTCTCGTCATACGGCGAACTCTTGCATGCCATCAGCGACAAGTGCGAACATCGCGCTTTCGAACCAGCCTCCACTGCCGTGCAACCCTACCAGGATCAGGAATACCAGCCCATCTACTATGTTGCCGAGAGTTTCGAAGATGCCAAAGATAAATTCCGTCGTTGGGTGTCGACCATGTCGCGTCCATTCGAGGTGCGCTTCAACCCACACACCGAACGCGTCGAAATTTTGGACTCCGTCGACAAATTGGATACACTGGTACAGCAAATGAACACGGAAATCCTCCATTTGACAAATGCCATTGCCAAGTTAAGGCGTCCATTCTAA